In Rhizobium sp. BG4, the genomic stretch ATCGTCGTCATCGCCCGACGCATTGCCTGCGAGGGCCTGCGTATCGCCGGAGAGGATTTCGCTGGTCGTCAGCTGACCGTCGCCATTGGCATCGAGCGAAGCAAGAACGCCCTGTGGGCCGCTTGCGGCGTCGGTGCCGTCACTGCTGTCATCGCTGCTGGTGCCGCTATCGGACTGCTGCTGCATCTGCAGCATCATGTTGAGGATATCGGCGGTGATGCGCTGCACGACGTCGGTGGTGGAACCGCTGTCGTCGTCGGTGCTGGTGGAGGACGCCTTCGCAGTACTGGTGGCGGTCGTCGATGCACCGGTGGAAATGTTTGCCGCAGCAAGCTCGTCGGCGGAGATAATGCCGTCGCCGTTCTTGTCGAGGCTCGAAATCGGGGACTGATACTGGGTGAGGGCGCTGCCCAAGGATGATACACTGGTCACTAGAACCTCCTTTGCGAGTTCATCGTGAAGCCCGGTCTTCATGGCCGGACAGGAGCCGGGCTAAGCCGATTTGCGAGTCGGGTCAAAGCGGCGTTTTGACAGGGGAGAAGTACGATTGACGGATGATGCCGACGCAGTCTAAACTTTGGCGTACCGAAATTATCTCTTTGAAATAGAATGGTATTTTAGAGCGATTTTCGACGAATCTCCCTCGGTTTTCTGTTGGTTTTTGGCATTTTGCGCCGGTCTCGCCGTCCCAGGCGGCCGTTGCCTGCCTCTTGGCACGCCGTCGCCGGCTGCGGCATATTGTCGAGCGCAGCGTACGCCTTGCGTGGTCACAGGGAATCAATCGCGCTGCCGGGAGGAAACGAATGGCCATCAGCATCGTGCGCCTGGGATCGCCGCGCGGAAAAGACGAGGGCTTACGGATCGGCACTGTCAGGCGGCCGCCGCGTGGCGTGCCGAAGGAAGAATTCGCCAGCCGTGACTATTACGATGTCTGGCTGCCGATGCTTTCGCCGGGCGCCGAACTTGTGGCGGAGGCGCGTTCGGCCGAAACAGAGAAGGAATGGCAGGCGTTCAGCCGCGCCTTTCTCAAGGAGATGGCGGTGCCGGATGTGGCGCGGGTGCTGGATATGCTGGCGCTGCTGTCGCAGGGCACGAATTTCGCTGTCGGCTGCTATTGCGAGGAGGGGAGCCGCTGCCATCGCAGCCTGCTGCGCCAGCTCTTCGAGGAGCGCGGCGCCCGGATCGTCTGCGTTTCAGCCTGAATGCCGCGCAGCAAAAAGGCGCGAACCCCGGCCCGCGCCTTCTGTTCCCTTGCGTCGAGGGCTCAAGATCCGATGATCTTGTTGCAGGCCATGGCGATGCCCGGATTGCCGATGATGGCAACCAGGAGCGAAAGGCCGATCATCGACAGCGAGTAGCGTTTCATCTGCTTCCTCCTTATCCAGCCCGCGGGCAGTATGGGCGAGGAGGGGCAGCAGACGAAGTCACGAATGGGTGACATCGGCTCACATAAGGTCCATCGCGCCGTGAAGCCTTGCCCTGCACCCTGCGTAACCCCTTGCCGAGACGCGCCATTTCTGCCTTTCTTGGGATGACCGTCATCGGGAGGGAAAGCGGTGGCAGAGCCCGGTCCAGAAGAGAAGATCGACTCGACATTCCGGAACGGCTCGCTGACGGCGGCCGGGATCATCCTCGGCTTTTCCCTGAATTTCATCAGCCGCTGGGTCTCCAACCCCAACGACTGGAGCCGCATCGACATCCTCCCCATGGCCTTCCTGACCATCGGCATCGCCATCCAGGTGAAGGTCTTCGCCGATCTCCTGGCGCGGGATTCGCTGATCGCCGCCAACTACGACCGCTCGCGGCGGCTGTTTCTGATCGGGCTGGTGATCGTGGCGCTGGGGATGGGGATTGCGCTGCTCAACGATATTCTGGGGCTGGGGTCGATGCAGATGTTGGGGTGAGGGGCTTTGCCGCTCAATACAACTTATGCGTGGGTAGTGTTGATAAATATCGCGCTCGCCTGGATTGCTCTTTTCCAATCCTGATTTAATACTTCTCCGTGTAGCGCCGGAGGGGTCGTTTATGTCGTTCAAAGAGCATGTCGCAGAATTGTCGAAGAGAGCCGTTTCGGCTCAAAATATCGCATTGACTGAAGAGGCAACGAAGAACGCGCTCGTAATGCCGTTCTTGAGAACGCTCGGTTTCGATGTTTTCGATCCGACGCAGATCGTCCCGGAATTCGTTGCAGATGTCGGTTTGAAAAAGGGTGAGAAGGTCGACTACGCGGTCAAGATAAAGGGCAAGATCGAATACATACTAGAGGCGAAGGCCGTCAGCGCAAACCTGTCCGAAGCGCAGTACAGCCAGCTTTACCGCTACTTCTCTACAACTGATTGCTCGATCGCAATTTTGACGAACGGCATTCAGATCTGGTTTTTCACCGACCTTGATGCGGCCAATAAGCTAGACAGCAATCCCTTCTTCAAGTTCGATCTCTTCGACTACAACGATAACGATTTGAAGGAGCTTGAAAAGTTTCACCATGACAGGTTCTCGATCGAGGACATCAAGAGCTCGGCAAGCACTCTGAAACGCATGAAGGCTGCGATCAGTTCGATCGAGTCTCAGTTCAACGAGCCGGATGACGAGTTTGTCCGGATGATTTCGAGAGGTTTCTACGACGGCAAACTGACAGCTTCCGTCGTTCTGGAGTTTAAACCGATCATCAAAAGAGCTTTTGAGGATTTGGTTCGGCAGAAAATCCAGAAGCGCCTCACAGCCGCCTTCAACGAGAACGTCAATATTCCAACGATCAAGGATATCGATTCGGTCACGCAGTTGTCCGAAGATGCGGACGGGATCGAAACAACCCAGGAGGAAATCGACGGCTTCAACATTGTGAGAGCCATCGGAGCGGAAATTGCCGATATCAGCAGGATCGTGATGCGTGATCAGAAATCATATTGCGGCATCAACTTCGACGACAACAACCGGAAACCGATCGTTCGGCTCCACCTGAATGGCAAGACGAAATTTCTGACGATCTTCGACGCCGATAAAGCCGGCAGCCGCTTCGACATCGTGCAAGTGACCGATATCTTCAAGGCGAAGGGCCAGATTGTTTCCGTCATCGAATCCTATCTGAAAAATGGAGCGGCCTAAACCCGCTCCACAAACCCGTCCAGCACCCGCTTTTGCCCGGCCCGATCGAAGTCAATCGTCAGCTTGTTGCCTTCGATGCCGACGATATTGCCGTTGCCGAACTTCATGTGGAAGACGCGGTCTCCGGTCTTGAACTTCGAGGGTTCGGCGGAGGTGGATTTGGCGACGAGTTCGCCTTCGATGGTGCGGCCGCGCGGGCCGCTTTCGCCGTAGCCGATGCGTTCGACGGCATGGCCGGAGCGGGTGCCCCAGTTGTCGCGCGTGGCGTCGGTCTTGTTCTGTTGGGCGCGCTTCCAGCCGGGCGTCGAATAGGAATTCTGGAAGGGGTCGGCCTTGTCGAAGCGTGACTGGCCGTAGCCACCGCGGCCATAGCCGCCGTAGCTCTGCTCGGTCTCGGCGACTTCGACATGCGTTTCCGGCAGTTCGTCGAGGAAGCGCGACGGGATCGTCGATTGCCAGAGGCCGTGGATGCGGCGATTGGAGACGAACCAGATGTGGCAGCGGCGCTTGGCGCGGGTTATGCCGACATAGGCGAGGCGGCGTTCCTCCTCGAGACCAGCGCGGCCGCTTTCATCGAGCGAGCGCTGATGCGGGAAGAGGCCTTCCTCCCAGCCGGGCAGGAAGACGGTGTCGAATTCGAGACCCTTGGCCGAATGCAGCGTCATGATCGAGACTGCATCCAGGTCTTCGTTCTGTTCGGCATCCATGACCAGCGAGACGTGCTCCAGGAAGCCGCGTAGCGACTCGAAGTTGTCCATCGAGCGGATGAGTTCCTTGAGGTTGTCGAGGCGGCCGGGCGCTTCAGCCGTCTTGTCGTTCTTCCACATGTCGGTGTAGCCCGACTCTTCGAGGATGGTCTCGGCAAGTTCTGTATGCGGGGTATTCTCCAGCAGTCCCTGCCAGCGGCGGAAGGACTGGATGACGTCGAAGAGCGCCTTGCGCGCCTTCGGTTTCAGTTCGTCCGTTTCGATGATGTCGGCGGCGGCCGCCAGCATCGGGATGTCGCGGGCGCGGGCATAGTCGTGCAGCGCGCGCACCGTGGTATCGCCGAGGCCGCGCTTCGGGGTGTTGATGATGCGCTCGAAGGCGAGATCGTCGGCCGGCTGGGCGACGAGGCGGAAATAGGCCATGGCGTCGCGGATTTCGAGGCGCTCGTAGAAGCGCGGGCCGCCGATGACGCGGTAGTTGAGGCCGAGTGTCACGAAGCGGTCTTCGAACTCGCGCATCTGGAACGAGGCGCGCACCAGGATCGCCATGTCGTTCAGCTTATGCTTGTCGCGCTGGAGCTGCTCGATCTCTTCGCCGATGGCGCGGGCTTCCTCTTCGGAATCCCAGGAGGCATGAACCTGCACCTTGACGTCTTCGGGATCGGAGCGGTCGGTGAACAGCGTCTTGCCGAGGCGGCCTTCATTATGGGTGATCAGGTGCGCGGCGGCACCGAGAATATGGGCTGTCGAGCGGTAGTTGCGCTCAAGCTTGATGACCTTGGCGCCCGGAAAGTCCTTCTCGAAGCGCAGGATGTTGTCGACTTCGGCGCCGCGCCAGCCATAGATCGACTGGTCGTCGTCGCCGACGCAGCAGACATTCTGCGGCTCGCCCTTCGGCCGCTGAGCGAGAAGCCGCAGCCACATATACTGGGCGGTGTTGGTGTCCTGATACTCGTCGACGAGGATGTAGCGGAAGCGGCCGTGATATTCCTTCAACAAATCCGGGTTCTTGCGGAAGATCGCGATCGGATGCATCAGCAGGTCGCCGAAATCGCAGGCGTTCAGCGTCGACAGGCGGTTCTGATAGGCGAAGTAGAGTTCGCGGCCCCGGCCGTTTGCAAAAGCGCGGGCATCGCCTTCCGGGATGTCGGCAGGGCCGAGGCCCTTGTTCTTCCAGGTGTCGATCATCCCGGCGAACTGTTTGGCCGGCCAGCGCTTGTCGTCGAGCCCTTCGGCCTGGATCAGCTGCTTGATGAGACGCACGACGTCGTCGGTATCGAGAATGGTGAAATCCGAGCGCAGGCCGACGAGCTCGGCATGGCGGCGCAGCAGCTTGACGCCGATCGAGTGGAAGGTGCCGAGCCAGGGCATGCCTTCGACCGCGCCGCCGACGAGAACGGCGATACGTTCCTTCATCTCGCGGGCCGCCTTGTTGGTGAAGGTGACGGCAAGGATCTGCGAGGGGAAGGCGCGGTTGGTATTGAGGATATGGGCGATGCGCGTCGTCAGCACGCGGGTCTTGCCGGTGCCGGCGCCTGCGAGAACGAGGACGGGACCTTCAAGCGTTTCGACGGCGTCGGTCTGTTCCGGGTTGAGGCCGGAGAGATAATCCGGGCGTCTTCCGCCATCGCGCGCTGCCATGGCGCGGGCTGCCAGGCCGCCCGCTGCAGGGGCGCCAGCAGCTGGTTTGCGCGGCGCCTGCGGCTCTTCGTCGAAGAAGGGGATGTCGTCGAAACTATTGCTCATGCCGCGTAATGTAGTGATTCGGTACCGAAAGACCAGAAAAGATGTTCTGCTTCCGTACCCCAGGCTTTTATGGGGTTTTCTCCGGGCGGAAGGCAAGCGCCACCGAGGCCAGCGCCAGCAGCGGCGGAAGTGCGAAACACCAGACGCCCGCGACGATATAAGAGAGTGCGGCCAGCCCGCAGCCGAGTGCGAAGGCGGCAACGGCGAGCGCCATCTTCGAGAGACGGGTTTTCACCGGCTTTTCGGGATCGCCCGTCGCGCCCTGGGCGACATCGGCAAGGTCGATCATGATCTGCGTCGTCGTACCGGTCATCAGTGTGGTCGGCGGAGCGGATGAGAGGTGGATGCGGTGGACGGCGTTCTGGATCGCCATGGCGGTGACCAGGAGCATGCCCGTCGCGACCAGCGGCAGGCCGTCGGGATCGGTGAAGGGGCCGAGGCGGATCGCCAGTACCGCACCTGCCGTCAGGAACAGCAGCTTGAGGATCAGCATGATGCGCAGGCTATGGTCACTGTTGCTGACGCTGCGGCGCATGAGGTAGCGCAGCACAAAAATGGTGAGGCAGAAGACAGGCAGCGCCAGAAGCTTGGCGATGATGCCCGAGGTACCCGAAGCGAGCGCTGCGCCGAGCGTCACGAAATTGCCGGTAACATGGGCGGTGAAGAGACCGCCGAGCCCCAGGAAACCGGCGGTATCGACATAGCCGCCGGTGAAGCTCAGGAGGAAGGGAAGGGCGGGGCGCATCGGTCCTCCGGATACGGGGATTGAGAGAAATCTGCGTCTTCTACTGCGCTTTTCTGGCATCGCTAAAGAAGCGGGCCGTAAAATTCTTCAAAAAGCTGCGCTTCTCAAGCAAAAGTGACTTGCATTGCCACTTTCCGGACCTCGTCCAGATTACAATTCTGTAATGACGGATGGATACGCTTGAAGCCGGTTTGTAAAGGGGTGATATTGCCGCAGTCAGGCGGGAATCTTTGCCCCAGTACGCCTCTTTCGACCGACCCTGGTCCAACCTCGAGTCCCTCTGGAGACGTGAATGGCTTTTTGGAAGCAGTTTGTTCTTTCTATAGTTGTTATTGTTGCCGGTTTCGCCGGATGGATATTTTTTGCGCCCGGTGCGGCGGATAGTTTGAAGAATGCCGGGGTTCCCGAGAGCGTCGTTTCCAGGATTGCGCCGTCTGCGAAGACGGCTGATGCGACGGCGCCTGCTGCAGAGGGTGGCAATCGCCGCAATGGCGGCGGACGCGGCGGCAATGGCGCGGTTCTCGTCGTCACGCAGGATGTCGTCCAGGGTGTCGTCAACGACCGGCTGAGCGCTATCGGCACCGGCGACGCCATCCGTTCGGTTGCGGTCACGCCGCAGGCGACCGGCACGATCCGCGAGATCCTCATCAAGTCGGGCGACAAGGTGAAGGCCGGTCAGGTGATTGCCAAGCTCGACAGTGAAGAGCAGGTGATTGCCAAAGGCCAGGCCGAAGTGGCGCTGAAGGCGGCACTCGAGAAGTCCAACCTCTATCACAATATCAAATCCAGCGTGTCGCGCATGGATGTATTCGATGCCGAGATTGCCGAGCAGGGCGCACGCCTGCAGCTGCAGGCCGCCGATCTCAATCTGACGCGCCGCGATATCACCGCACCGATCGACGGCATCGTCGGCATCGTCCCGGTCAATATCGGCGACAATGTCACGACCACGACGCCGATCGTCACGCTCGACGACCGTAGCGAGATCCTCGTCGATTTCTGGGTGCCGGAGCGCTTTGCCAACACGGTTTCCGTCGGCCAGCCGGTTGAGGCGACGTCGGTTGCCCGTCCCGGTCAGGTGTTTTCGGGTGAGGTGGAAGCGGTCGACAACCGCATCGATTCCGCCAGCCGTACGCTGCGCATCCGCGCCCGTATCGACAACGCCTCGGACGAGCTGCGCGCCGGCATGTCCTTCAATGTCGGCATGAAATTCCCGGGCGACAAATATCCGGCGGTCAATCCGCTCGCAGTACAGTGGGATTCGCAGGGGTCGTTCGTCTGGCAGGCGCTCGACAACAAGTCGCACAAGGTGCGCGTCAGCATCGTGCAGCGCAATCCGGATTACGTTCTCGTCAAGGCGGATATCAAGGATGGCGACGCGATCATCACCCAGGGCCTGCAGCGTATCCGCGAAGGCGGGGCGGTTCGCACGGCCAACGAGGTTGCTTCCAATAATGGAGTGGCGACCCAATGAGCGTGACCGAGATTCACGACCGCGCCTCCGGCAAGCAGAGTTTCACCGCTCTCTTCGTGCGCCGGCCCATTCTGGCGCTGGTCTTCAACACATTGATGGTGGTTGCCGGCCTTGCTGCCTATGTCGGCATCGAGGTGCGCGAACTGCCTGATGTCGATCGCCCTGTCGTCACCGTGCGCACCACCTTCGACGGCGCGTCGCCGCAGACGATCGACCAGGAGCTGACGAAGGTGATCGAAGGCGCGGTTGCCCGCGTCAGCGGCCTGAAGTCCATCTCCTCACAATCGCAGTTCGGCCAGAGCCGCGTGACGCTGGAATTCTCCGATTCCGTCGATCTCGCCGTGGCCGCTAACGACGTGCGCGATGCGATCGGCCGGATCACGCAGAACCTGCCTGACGACGCCGACGCACCACAGATCGTCAAGGCGGACTCGGATTCGCAGGCGATCATGCGTCTGGCCGTGACCTCCAGCAATCTCAACATGGACGACCTGACGCTGCTCGTCGAAAACGAGATCGTCGACCGCCTGGCATCCGTCGATGGCGTTGCCGATGTCGAGGAATATGGCGATCAGGAAAAGGTCTTCCGCGTCGATGTCGATCAGAGCGCGCTGGCAAGCCGCGGGCTGACGATCGGCGACCTGACGCAGGCGCTCAGCAATGCGGCGCTCGATGTGCCCGCGGGATCGCTGAAGAGCACGACGCAGGATATCGTGGTGCGCGCCACCGCCAACCTGCAGAAGCCCGAGGATTTCCAGAACGTCATCCTGCAGGACCGTGTCCGGCTCGGCGACGTCGCGACCGTGACGCTCGGCCCGCGGGACGGCGAAACGGCGCTGCGCTCCAACGGCAGCCCGGGCATCGGTCTCGGCATCATCCGTCAGGCGCAGTCGAACACGCTGAATATCTCGGCCGGTGTGCATGCCGCCGTCGAGCAGCTGTCGAAGACGCTGCCCGAGGGCACCAAGATCGCGATCACCAGCGACGATGCGGTGTTCATCCAGGGCGCGATCCATGAGGTCGAGCTGGCACTCATCCTCGCCGCCGTGATCGTCACCGCCGTCATCTATCTCTTCCTACGCGACTGGCGGGCGACGCTGATCCCGGCGGTCAGCATGCCGGTGGCGCTGATCGGCACGCTGGCGGCGATCTACATGGTCGGCTTCTCGATCAATATCCTGACGCTGCTCGCCATCGTTCTGGCGACCGGTCTCGTCGTCGACGACGCGATCGTCGTGCTCGAAAACATCGTGCGGCGAAGGGCCGAGGGCATGGGGCCGCGTGCGGCCGCGGTGCTCGGCACCCGCGAAGTGTTCTTCGCCGTCATCGCAACGACGGCGACGCTCGCTGCCGTCTTCATCCCGCTCTCTTTCCTGCCCGGTCAGGTCGGCGGTCTGTTCCGTGAATTCGGCTTCGTGCTGGCCTTCTCGGTGGGGCTGTCGTCGCTCGTGGCTTTGACACTTTGTCCGATGCTCGCATCGCGCATGCTGACAAAGCCGATGCGTGAGGATCACGGGGCGCTCGGTCGCTTCGGCAACCTGTTTGCCACCGCCTATAAATGGGGGCTGCAGCGCTGCCTCAATGCGCCGCTCGTCGTCATCATCGTTTCGCTGCTGTTCGGGGGCGCTGCACTGCTCGCCTTCTCGACGGTCAAGAGCGAGCTGACGCCGAACGAAGACCGCGCCATGGTGATGATGCGTCTGACCTCGCCGCAGGGCTCCAGCCTTGAATATACGCGCGACAAGATGCAGCTCGTCGAAGAGTATCTGCAGCCGCTAGTCGATAGCGGCGACATCCAGAACGTCTTCTCGATCTCGGGACAAGGCGGCCAGGCCAATAGCGGCTTCATGGTGCTGACGCTGGCGCCCTGGGGCGAGCGTGAACGGACCCAGGCGGAGATCGTTCAGGACATCAACCGGGCGGCATCGCGTGTTCCGGCGCTGCGCGGCAACGCGATCTCCTCGAACAGCCTGCGCATCCGCGGGGCAGGCAACGGCCTGCAGATGGCGCTGATCGGCAACAATTACGAAGATCTGACGGCCGCGGCGCTGAAGCTGGTCCAGGCGCTCGACGCCACCGGGCAGTTCGATACGCCACGACTGACCAATGAGCCGACGCAGGCCCAGGTTTCGGTGTCGATCGACCGCGAACGGGCTTCCGATCTCGGCATCGATATCACCGGACTTTCGACGGCGATCCAGTCGCTGCTGGAAGGGCGCTCGGTGGTCGATGTCTTCGTCGACGGTGAATCCTATCCCGTGCTACTGACCTCGACGACGCGGCCGATCGACGATCCGACCGATCTCGAAAACGTCTTCCTGAAAACGGGAGATGGCAAGATCGTGCCGATGTCGGTCATCGCTTCGCTGAAGGAAGGATCGGTTGCGCCGCAGCTAAACCGTGAATCGCAGCTGGCCTCAGTGGCAATCACCGCAGGTCTCAAGGACGGCATGTCGCTCGGCGATGCAGTGCATCAGGTGACACAGCTCGCCGAACCGCTGCTGCCCTCAGGCGCCCGGCTGCTGCCGCTCGCCGAAGCTGCGACGCTGGAAGAGAATTCCAGCGGCATGGCGCTGACCTTCGGCTTTGCGATCGTCATCATCTTCCTGGTCCTGGCGGCACAGTTCGAAAGTGTGCTGTCGTCGCTGATCATCATGTCGACGGTGCCGCTCGGTCTTGCCTGCGCGGTGTTTGCGCTGATCATCACCGGGTCGAGCCTCAACATCTACAGCCAGATCGGTCTGGTGCTGCTTGTCGGCGTCATGGCGAAGAATGGCATTCTGATCGTCGAGTTCGCAAACCAGCTGCGTGACCACGGCGTCGAGGTGCGCGAAGCCATCGAGCGGGCCTGCGAGCTTCGCCTGCGCCCGGTGATGATGACGATGATCGCGACCATTCTTGGGGGCGTTCCGCTGGTCTTTGCCCATGGCGCCGGTGCCGAAGCCCGCGTGGCGCTCGGCTGGGTGATTGTCGGCGGTCTCGGGTTTGCGACTTTGGTAACGCTGTTCATCACGCCCGTCGCCTACCTGCTGATTGCCCGCTTCGCCAAGCCGCATGCCCATGAAGAGGCCCGGCTGCACGAGGAAATGTCGCATGCGACACGTCCGAAAGTAGTGCCGGATGCGGAGCAGCTGCAGGCTGCCGAATAAGCATTTTTGCTATATTTTCAGGAGACGCCGCCGGATTTCCGGCGGCGTTTTTTATGGTCAACGAAGAATTGTAAAACAGCGTGAATCACTTCTGAAAGTTAGCCGTTTTTTAAGTATAAACGGCAATGATCGCGCCGTGACCGATCAATGCCTCCAGCGTTTTTGGAGGTGCTTTTCTTCCGCTGATCCCAGCGCCCGAACATGACGTTTCGCGGACCCGGTCATGTCAGTTAGTTGCGTATAGTTGTGTTCGGAGTTCGAGTTCTGTGAGTATCTTTCAACGCACATCGGTTGATGCGGCGCTGCATATTTTGCGCGACACCAACCGTAGTTTGACCACAACGCAAAATCATGTCTCCACCGGTCTTCGCGTCGCCAAGGCGCAGGATAACGGTGCCTATTGGGCGATCGCCACCACCGTTCGCACCGATAACAAGGCGAACGGCGCGATCCAGGATGCACTCGGCATCGCGGCGGCGACGATGGGCGTTGCCTATACGGCCGTTTCCAGCGCCATCGAGATCGTCTCC encodes the following:
- a CDS encoding efflux RND transporter permease subunit, which translates into the protein MSVTEIHDRASGKQSFTALFVRRPILALVFNTLMVVAGLAAYVGIEVRELPDVDRPVVTVRTTFDGASPQTIDQELTKVIEGAVARVSGLKSISSQSQFGQSRVTLEFSDSVDLAVAANDVRDAIGRITQNLPDDADAPQIVKADSDSQAIMRLAVTSSNLNMDDLTLLVENEIVDRLASVDGVADVEEYGDQEKVFRVDVDQSALASRGLTIGDLTQALSNAALDVPAGSLKSTTQDIVVRATANLQKPEDFQNVILQDRVRLGDVATVTLGPRDGETALRSNGSPGIGLGIIRQAQSNTLNISAGVHAAVEQLSKTLPEGTKIAITSDDAVFIQGAIHEVELALILAAVIVTAVIYLFLRDWRATLIPAVSMPVALIGTLAAIYMVGFSINILTLLAIVLATGLVVDDAIVVLENIVRRRAEGMGPRAAAVLGTREVFFAVIATTATLAAVFIPLSFLPGQVGGLFREFGFVLAFSVGLSSLVALTLCPMLASRMLTKPMREDHGALGRFGNLFATAYKWGLQRCLNAPLVVIIVSLLFGGAALLAFSTVKSELTPNEDRAMVMMRLTSPQGSSLEYTRDKMQLVEEYLQPLVDSGDIQNVFSISGQGGQANSGFMVLTLAPWGERERTQAEIVQDINRAASRVPALRGNAISSNSLRIRGAGNGLQMALIGNNYEDLTAAALKLVQALDATGQFDTPRLTNEPTQAQVSVSIDRERASDLGIDITGLSTAIQSLLEGRSVVDVFVDGESYPVLLTSTTRPIDDPTDLENVFLKTGDGKIVPMSVIASLKEGSVAPQLNRESQLASVAITAGLKDGMSLGDAVHQVTQLAEPLLPSGARLLPLAEAATLEENSSGMALTFGFAIVIIFLVLAAQFESVLSSLIIMSTVPLGLACAVFALIITGSSLNIYSQIGLVLLVGVMAKNGILIVEFANQLRDHGVEVREAIERACELRLRPVMMTMIATILGGVPLVFAHGAGAEARVALGWVIVGGLGFATLVTLFITPVAYLLIARFAKPHAHEEARLHEEMSHATRPKVVPDAEQLQAAE
- a CDS encoding YoaK family protein, yielding MRPALPFLLSFTGGYVDTAGFLGLGGLFTAHVTGNFVTLGAALASGTSGIIAKLLALPVFCLTIFVLRYLMRRSVSNSDHSLRIMLILKLLFLTAGAVLAIRLGPFTDPDGLPLVATGMLLVTAMAIQNAVHRIHLSSAPPTTLMTGTTTQIMIDLADVAQGATGDPEKPVKTRLSKMALAVAAFALGCGLAALSYIVAGVWCFALPPLLALASVALAFRPEKTP
- a CDS encoding UvrD-helicase domain-containing protein → MSNSFDDIPFFDEEPQAPRKPAAGAPAAGGLAARAMAARDGGRRPDYLSGLNPEQTDAVETLEGPVLVLAGAGTGKTRVLTTRIAHILNTNRAFPSQILAVTFTNKAAREMKERIAVLVGGAVEGMPWLGTFHSIGVKLLRRHAELVGLRSDFTILDTDDVVRLIKQLIQAEGLDDKRWPAKQFAGMIDTWKNKGLGPADIPEGDARAFANGRGRELYFAYQNRLSTLNACDFGDLLMHPIAIFRKNPDLLKEYHGRFRYILVDEYQDTNTAQYMWLRLLAQRPKGEPQNVCCVGDDDQSIYGWRGAEVDNILRFEKDFPGAKVIKLERNYRSTAHILGAAAHLITHNEGRLGKTLFTDRSDPEDVKVQVHASWDSEEEARAIGEEIEQLQRDKHKLNDMAILVRASFQMREFEDRFVTLGLNYRVIGGPRFYERLEIRDAMAYFRLVAQPADDLAFERIINTPKRGLGDTTVRALHDYARARDIPMLAAAADIIETDELKPKARKALFDVIQSFRRWQGLLENTPHTELAETILEESGYTDMWKNDKTAEAPGRLDNLKELIRSMDNFESLRGFLEHVSLVMDAEQNEDLDAVSIMTLHSAKGLEFDTVFLPGWEEGLFPHQRSLDESGRAGLEEERRLAYVGITRAKRRCHIWFVSNRRIHGLWQSTIPSRFLDELPETHVEVAETEQSYGGYGRGGYGQSRFDKADPFQNSYSTPGWKRAQQNKTDATRDNWGTRSGHAVERIGYGESGPRGRTIEGELVAKSTSAEPSKFKTGDRVFHMKFGNGNIVGIEGNKLTIDFDRAGQKRVLDGFVERV
- a CDS encoding type I restriction enzyme HsdR N-terminal domain-containing protein — translated: MSFKEHVAELSKRAVSAQNIALTEEATKNALVMPFLRTLGFDVFDPTQIVPEFVADVGLKKGEKVDYAVKIKGKIEYILEAKAVSANLSEAQYSQLYRYFSTTDCSIAILTNGIQIWFFTDLDAANKLDSNPFFKFDLFDYNDNDLKELEKFHHDRFSIEDIKSSASTLKRMKAAISSIESQFNEPDDEFVRMISRGFYDGKLTASVVLEFKPIIKRAFEDLVRQKIQKRLTAAFNENVNIPTIKDIDSVTQLSEDADGIETTQEEIDGFNIVRAIGAEIADISRIVMRDQKSYCGINFDDNNRKPIVRLHLNGKTKFLTIFDADKAGSRFDIVQVTDIFKAKGQIVSVIESYLKNGAA
- a CDS encoding DUF488 family protein, translated to MAISIVRLGSPRGKDEGLRIGTVRRPPRGVPKEEFASRDYYDVWLPMLSPGAELVAEARSAETEKEWQAFSRAFLKEMAVPDVARVLDMLALLSQGTNFAVGCYCEEGSRCHRSLLRQLFEERGARIVCVSA
- a CDS encoding efflux RND transporter periplasmic adaptor subunit, with protein sequence MAFWKQFVLSIVVIVAGFAGWIFFAPGAADSLKNAGVPESVVSRIAPSAKTADATAPAAEGGNRRNGGGRGGNGAVLVVTQDVVQGVVNDRLSAIGTGDAIRSVAVTPQATGTIREILIKSGDKVKAGQVIAKLDSEEQVIAKGQAEVALKAALEKSNLYHNIKSSVSRMDVFDAEIAEQGARLQLQAADLNLTRRDITAPIDGIVGIVPVNIGDNVTTTTPIVTLDDRSEILVDFWVPERFANTVSVGQPVEATSVARPGQVFSGEVEAVDNRIDSASRTLRIRARIDNASDELRAGMSFNVGMKFPGDKYPAVNPLAVQWDSQGSFVWQALDNKSHKVRVSIVQRNPDYVLVKADIKDGDAIITQGLQRIREGGAVRTANEVASNNGVATQ